One window of the Clostridium sp. MB40-C1 genome contains the following:
- the efp gene encoding elongation factor P encodes MISAGDLRKGTTFELDGQVYTVLEFLHVKPGKGAAFVRTKLRNVINGGATETTFNPNAKFQEAVIERKEMQYLYNDGQFYYFMDQETFEQVPLVFDQVEEAIKYLKENMFAIIKFYKGEAFSVEAPNFVELQIVECEPGVKGNTTTNVMKPATLETGAIVPVPLFVNEGDTIRVDTRTGEYMERV; translated from the coding sequence ATGATTTCAGCTGGAGATTTAAGAAAAGGAACTACTTTTGAACTAGATGGACAAGTTTATACTGTACTTGAATTTTTACACGTTAAACCAGGAAAAGGTGCTGCTTTCGTAAGAACAAAACTTAGAAATGTTATAAATGGTGGGGCTACTGAAACTACTTTTAACCCAAATGCTAAGTTCCAAGAAGCAGTTATAGAAAGAAAAGAAATGCAATATTTATATAATGATGGACAATTTTATTACTTCATGGATCAAGAAACATTTGAACAAGTACCATTAGTTTTTGATCAAGTTGAAGAAGCAATAAAATATCTTAAAGAAAATATGTTTGCAATAATTAAATTTTATAAAGGTGAAGCTTTCTCAGTTGAGGCTCCTAATTTTGTTGAGCTTCAAATTGTTGAATGTGAACCTGGAGTAAAAGGTAACACTACAACAAACGTTATGAAACCAGCTACACTAGAAACTGGTGCAATTGTTCCAGTACCTTTATTTGTAAATGAAGGGGACACTATAAGAGTTGACACAAGAACTGGAGAATACATGGAAAGAGTTTAA
- a CDS encoding CD1247 N-terminal domain-containing protein, which yields MMKSLKDKVDSLKEFLNQFETNGDSAQFNVLSQISDILLEMTERIEDIENDQSEMNEYVTVLDENLGNIEDELYGFEEEEEEFNSYDYVDVLCEKCNEVLAIEKSLVHSDSEIICPNCRNLIDLKTIKNN from the coding sequence ATGATGAAATCTCTTAAGGATAAAGTAGATTCTTTAAAGGAATTCTTAAATCAATTTGAAACTAATGGAGATTCTGCTCAGTTTAATGTGTTGTCTCAAATAAGTGATATACTTTTGGAGATGACAGAAAGAATAGAAGATATTGAGAATGATCAATCTGAAATGAACGAATATGTAACGGTTTTAGATGAAAATTTAGGCAATATAGAGGATGAATTATATGGATTCGAAGAAGAAGAAGAAGAATTTAATAGTTATGATTATGTAGATGTACTTTGTGAAAAATGTAATGAAGTATTGGCTATTGAGAAAAGTTTAGTACATAGTGATAGTGAAATAATATGCCCTAATTGTCGTAATTTAATTGATCTAAAAACAATAAAAAACAATTAA
- a CDS encoding sodium:alanine symporter family protein, translated as MSNLLGIFKTIDNWLWGPPLLILLVGTGLYLTIRLGVLQIFKLPLALKYLFAKEDGEDLEGDVTSFAALCTALSATIGTGNIVGVATAIKAGGPGAILWMWIAAFFGMATKYSEGLLAVKYRTVDENGQMSGGPMYYIEKGLGNKFLAKMFAIFGIGVAFFGIGTFPQVNAIIDAVNISFSVPKVMTAVILTILVTLVTLGGIKSISKVSEAIVPFMAIFYVVACMSILIINASLIPDTISLIIKSAFTPTAAAGGFLGATVKQAIQNGIARGVFSNESGLGSAPIASAAAKTKSCVRQGLISMTGTFFDTIVICTMTGLTLVLTGAWSGELAGASMTTEAFRKGLLIPGIGEKVVTIGLLFFAFTTILGWNYYGERCTEYLFGIKGIKPYKIIFILLIASGAFLKLDLIWVIADIVNGLMAIPNLIALIGLSGVVVYETKAYFKELKEEKQSKEDSKVINEA; from the coding sequence ATGTCAAATTTATTAGGAATTTTCAAAACTATCGACAATTGGCTTTGGGGCCCACCACTACTAATTCTGTTAGTAGGTACAGGATTATATTTAACTATAAGACTTGGTGTTTTACAAATCTTTAAACTTCCATTGGCACTAAAATATTTGTTTGCAAAAGAAGATGGTGAGGATTTAGAAGGTGACGTAACTAGTTTTGCTGCCTTATGTACTGCACTGTCTGCTACTATTGGTACTGGTAATATAGTTGGAGTTGCTACTGCTATAAAAGCAGGAGGTCCTGGAGCTATTCTTTGGATGTGGATTGCAGCTTTCTTTGGTATGGCAACTAAGTATTCAGAAGGTTTATTAGCAGTTAAATATAGAACTGTTGATGAAAACGGACAAATGTCTGGTGGACCTATGTATTATATTGAAAAAGGACTTGGAAATAAGTTCTTAGCTAAAATGTTTGCTATTTTTGGAATAGGGGTTGCTTTCTTTGGTATAGGTACGTTTCCACAGGTAAATGCAATTATAGATGCTGTTAATATTTCTTTTAGTGTACCTAAGGTAATGACAGCAGTAATACTTACTATTCTTGTAACATTAGTAACTCTTGGCGGAATAAAAAGTATTTCAAAAGTATCAGAAGCAATAGTTCCTTTTATGGCTATATTTTATGTAGTTGCATGTATGAGTATTTTAATTATAAACGCTTCATTGATTCCAGATACAATAAGCTTAATAATTAAAAGTGCATTTACTCCAACAGCAGCTGCAGGTGGATTTTTAGGAGCAACTGTTAAACAAGCTATTCAAAATGGTATAGCAAGAGGTGTTTTCTCTAATGAATCAGGACTTGGAAGTGCACCTATAGCATCAGCAGCAGCAAAAACAAAGTCTTGCGTACGTCAAGGATTAATATCTATGACAGGTACTTTTTTTGATACTATAGTAATATGTACAATGACAGGTCTTACTTTAGTATTAACAGGAGCTTGGAGTGGAGAGTTAGCAGGAGCATCTATGACAACAGAGGCTTTTAGAAAAGGACTTTTAATTCCAGGAATAGGAGAAAAAGTAGTAACAATAGGACTTCTTTTCTTTGCTTTTACAACTATACTAGGATGGAATTATTATGGCGAAAGATGTACAGAATATTTGTTTGGAATTAAAGGAATTAAACCTTATAAAATTATATTTATACTTTTAATTGCATCTGGAGCATTCTTAAAATTAGATTTAATTTGGGTAATTGCTGATATAGTTAATGGACTTATGGCAATTCCTAACTTAATTGCTTTAATTGGATTGAGTGGGGTTGTTGTATATGAGACAAAAGCTTATTTTAAAGAATTAAAAGAAGAAAAACAGAGCAAGGAAGATAGTAAAGTAATAAATGAAGCCTAA
- the purE gene encoding 5-(carboxyamino)imidazole ribonucleotide mutase: MKVAIIFGSKSDSNIMKKAAECLKEFNVEYKAFILSAHRVPEKLSEVINNIEEEDFECIIAGAGLAAHLPGVIASQTILPVIGVPIDAALNGTDSLLSMVQMPKPIPVAVVGINNAYNAGILATEILSLKYPELKEKLINYRKQMKEKFINENGEGVEL; the protein is encoded by the coding sequence ATGAAGGTAGCTATAATTTTTGGAAGTAAATCTGACTCGAACATTATGAAGAAAGCAGCAGAGTGTTTAAAAGAATTTAATGTAGAATATAAAGCTTTTATATTATCTGCTCATAGGGTTCCAGAAAAACTATCAGAGGTTATCAATAACATTGAAGAAGAAGATTTTGAGTGTATCATAGCTGGAGCAGGACTTGCTGCTCATCTTCCAGGAGTAATTGCTTCACAAACCATCTTACCGGTTATAGGAGTACCAATCGATGCAGCATTAAATGGAACAGATTCACTACTATCTATGGTTCAAATGCCAAAACCTATTCCTGTTGCAGTTGTAGGAATTAATAATGCATATAATGCGGGAATTCTTGCTACTGAAATTTTATCCTTAAAATATCCAGAACTTAAAGAAAAGTTAATTAATTATAGAAAACAAATGAAAGAAAAATTTATAAATGAAAATGGTGAAGGAGTGGAGTTATAA
- the purC gene encoding phosphoribosylaminoimidazolesuccinocarboxamide synthase, whose product MKMLYEGKAKKIFEGEDKDHVIIYYKDDATAFNGAKKSEISQKGILNNSITSMIFEMLHEKGIKTHFEKKLSDREQLCKKVEIVPLEVIVRNVAAGSMAKRLGIEEGRELNTTIFEICYKNDELGDPLINDYHAVALGLATFEELKAMYDTTAKINEILKEFFIQQNIRLIDFKIEFGRFNGEIILADEISPDTCRFWDATTNEKLDKDRFRRDLGNVEEAYIEILKRIDNAQI is encoded by the coding sequence ATGAAAATGTTATATGAAGGTAAAGCAAAAAAAATATTTGAAGGTGAAGATAAGGATCATGTAATTATTTACTACAAAGATGATGCTACTGCTTTTAATGGCGCTAAAAAATCAGAGATAAGTCAAAAAGGAATACTAAATAACAGTATCACATCTATGATTTTTGAAATGCTTCATGAAAAGGGGATTAAAACACATTTTGAGAAAAAACTAAGTGATAGAGAGCAGCTTTGCAAGAAAGTTGAAATAGTTCCTCTAGAAGTAATAGTTAGAAATGTAGCTGCTGGAAGTATGGCTAAAAGATTAGGTATTGAAGAAGGAAGAGAATTAAATACAACTATATTTGAAATATGTTACAAAAACGATGAATTAGGGGATCCACTTATAAATGATTATCATGCTGTAGCCCTAGGACTTGCTACTTTTGAAGAGTTAAAAGCAATGTATGATACTACTGCTAAAATAAATGAAATATTAAAAGAGTTTTTTATACAACAAAACATTAGACTTATAGATTTTAAGATAGAGTTCGGTAGATTTAATGGAGAAATAATTTTAGCAGATGAAATTTCACCAGATACATGCAGATTCTGGGATGCTACTACTAATGAAAAGTTAGATAAAGATAGATTTAGAAGAGATTTAGGAAACGTAGAAGAAGCTTATATTGAGATTTTAAAGAGAATTGACAATGCTCAAATCTAA
- the purF gene encoding amidophosphoribosyltransferase → MNNKKFIMENELFNDKFKEECGVFGVYSKSDLDVASLTYYGLYALQHRGQESAGIVVSDGKKHTCYKDMGLVSEVFDENVLKTMKGNAAIGHVRYSTTGSSNLSNAQPLLGQFKLGDISIAHNGNLVNAHIIRELLEDGGVLFQTSIDSEVVLNLIARKAKDGIEEAIINAMGAIKGSYAIVMLTKDKLIGVRDPNGIRPMCIGKIGEDYILSSESCALDAVGAEFIRDVEPGEIIIIDDNGIKSIQFSERTKSMTCVFEYIYFARPDSVMDGVNVYSSRLAAGEELYKEAPVEADIVIGVPDSGIPAAVGYAKASGIPYGIGLIKNKYVGRTFISPSQEMRERAVSVKLNVLKVNVEGKRVVLIDDSIVRGTTSKRLVEILRKAGAKEVHFRVASPVVKYPCYFGIDTPYRKDLIGAQMDLNQINDLIGSDSLAYLSMNGLLSIFKNKKGFCMGCFNGVYPMSAPIENSKEHLER, encoded by the coding sequence ATGAATAATAAAAAGTTCATAATGGAAAATGAACTATTTAATGACAAGTTCAAAGAAGAATGTGGAGTTTTCGGTGTATATTCAAAGTCTGATTTAGATGTGGCATCACTTACCTATTACGGACTTTATGCTTTGCAACATAGAGGTCAGGAAAGTGCAGGAATAGTTGTATCTGATGGGAAAAAACACACTTGTTATAAAGATATGGGTCTTGTTTCTGAAGTTTTTGATGAAAATGTGCTAAAGACTATGAAGGGAAATGCAGCTATAGGACATGTTAGATATTCTACTACTGGTTCTAGTAACCTTTCAAATGCACAGCCTCTTTTAGGGCAATTTAAACTGGGGGATATCTCTATTGCTCATAATGGTAATTTAGTTAATGCTCATATTATAAGAGAACTTTTAGAAGATGGTGGAGTTTTATTTCAAACTTCAATAGATTCAGAAGTTGTATTAAACTTAATTGCACGAAAAGCAAAAGATGGTATAGAAGAAGCCATTATTAATGCAATGGGAGCGATAAAGGGATCTTATGCGATAGTGATGCTTACTAAAGATAAATTAATAGGGGTAAGAGATCCTAATGGTATTAGACCAATGTGTATTGGTAAAATAGGAGAAGATTATATACTATCTTCAGAAAGTTGTGCCTTGGATGCTGTAGGAGCGGAATTTATAAGAGATGTAGAGCCAGGGGAAATTATAATAATTGATGATAATGGTATAAAGTCTATTCAATTTTCAGAAAGAACTAAGTCCATGACTTGTGTTTTTGAGTATATATATTTTGCAAGACCTGATAGTGTTATGGATGGAGTAAATGTTTATAGTTCAAGACTAGCTGCGGGAGAAGAACTTTATAAAGAAGCACCTGTTGAAGCCGATATTGTAATCGGAGTTCCTGATTCAGGAATACCTGCAGCTGTGGGATATGCAAAAGCTTCAGGCATTCCTTATGGGATCGGACTTATAAAAAACAAATATGTAGGTAGAACATTTATATCACCATCACAAGAGATGAGAGAAAGGGCAGTTTCTGTTAAATTAAATGTTCTTAAAGTAAATGTAGAGGGAAAAAGAGTAGTCTTGATAGATGATTCTATAGTTAGAGGTACAACTAGCAAAAGGTTAGTAGAGATACTTAGAAAAGCTGGAGCAAAAGAGGTGCATTTTAGAGTTGCATCTCCTGTGGTAAAATATCCTTGTTACTTTGGAATAGATACTCCTTATAGAAAAGACTTAATAGGAGCTCAAATGGATTTAAATCAAATTAATGATTTGATAGGATCAGATAGCCTTGCTTATTTAAGTATGAATGGATTATTAAGCATTTTTAAAAACAAAAAAGGTTTTTGTATGGGATGTTTTAATGGAGTATATCCAATGTCTGCTCCTATTGAAAATTCGAAAGAACACTTAGAAAGGTAG
- the purM gene encoding phosphoribosylformylglycinamidine cyclo-ligase — protein MATYKDAGVNIEEGYAAVKLMKDYASKTFNSGVLNNLGSFAGMYELPKMKNPVLVSGTDGVGTKLKIAFDMVKYDTVGIDCVAMCVNDILCHGATPLFFLDYIACGKLNAENAADLVKGVSEGCLQSGCALIGGETAEMPGFYKAGEYDVAGFCVGIVEKEKIVDGSKIKSGDVLIGIESSGIHSNGYSLVRKLITNLDEKFNGDKIGNVLLTPTKIYVKTVLSLIDKFEIKGMAHITGGGFYENIPRMFKEDYVAVINKGSFDIPDIFKHLMSLGVEENHMYNTFNMGIGFVLCVNASDSKEVIKQIEKMGSKAYEIGHVEAGGKGVCLK, from the coding sequence ATGGCAACTTATAAAGATGCAGGTGTAAATATAGAAGAAGGCTATGCTGCAGTAAAGCTTATGAAAGATTATGCATCAAAAACTTTTAATAGTGGAGTGTTAAATAACTTAGGAAGTTTTGCAGGTATGTATGAGCTTCCTAAGATGAAAAATCCTGTGCTTGTTTCTGGTACAGATGGAGTTGGAACTAAGTTAAAAATAGCCTTTGACATGGTAAAGTATGATACAGTGGGTATTGACTGTGTTGCTATGTGTGTAAATGATATATTATGTCATGGTGCAACTCCATTGTTTTTTTTAGATTATATAGCTTGTGGAAAACTGAATGCAGAAAATGCAGCTGATTTAGTAAAGGGAGTTAGTGAAGGATGTCTTCAATCAGGATGTGCTTTGATTGGAGGAGAAACAGCGGAAATGCCTGGCTTCTACAAAGCTGGAGAGTATGATGTAGCTGGTTTCTGTGTAGGAATAGTGGAAAAAGAAAAGATAGTTGATGGAAGTAAAATTAAAAGTGGAGATGTTTTAATAGGAATTGAATCATCAGGAATTCACAGTAACGGATACTCTTTAGTAAGAAAACTTATTACTAATTTAGATGAAAAATTTAATGGAGATAAAATAGGAAATGTTTTATTAACTCCAACAAAAATATATGTAAAAACAGTATTGAGTTTAATTGATAAGTTTGAAATAAAAGGAATGGCTCACATTACAGGTGGCGGTTTCTATGAAAATATTCCAAGAATGTTTAAGGAAGATTATGTAGCTGTTATTAATAAGGGGAGCTTTGATATACCAGATATATTTAAACATTTAATGTCTTTAGGTGTAGAAGAAAATCATATGTACAATACATTCAATATGGGGATTGGATTTGTATTATGTGTTAATGCAAGTGATTCTAAAGAAGTTATAAAACAAATTGAGAAAATGGGAAGTAAAGCATATGAAATAGGCCATGTAGAAGCTGGAGGCAAAGGAGTATGTTTAAAATAG
- the purN gene encoding phosphoribosylglycinamide formyltransferase, translating to MFKIAVLISGGGSNLQAIIDNIENGYLNCSIECVISDKKDAFGLERARRHNIKTYVFDKKEYGVELSYRILETLENKVDLIVLAGYLSILNCDVVKKFKDKIINVHPSLIPSFCGKGMYGIKVHEKALEYGVKITGCTVHFVDEGTDTGSIIIQKAVEVKDDDTAESLQKRVLEQEHKALSEAIKLISENEVHVNGRKTIIKGI from the coding sequence ATGTTTAAAATAGCAGTTCTTATATCTGGAGGTGGAAGCAATCTTCAGGCTATAATTGACAATATAGAAAATGGATATTTAAATTGTAGTATAGAATGCGTAATAAGTGACAAAAAAGATGCTTTTGGATTAGAGAGAGCAAGAAGACATAATATAAAAACTTATGTATTTGATAAGAAAGAATATGGGGTAGAACTTTCTTATAGAATATTAGAAACTTTAGAGAATAAAGTTGATTTAATAGTTTTAGCAGGATATTTGTCTATATTAAATTGTGATGTTGTGAAGAAATTTAAAGATAAAATAATAAATGTTCACCCTTCTTTAATTCCATCTTTTTGTGGAAAAGGAATGTACGGAATTAAAGTTCATGAAAAGGCCCTTGAGTATGGAGTAAAAATAACAGGTTGTACAGTTCACTTTGTAGATGAAGGTACAGATACGGGAAGCATTATAATTCAAAAAGCTGTAGAAGTAAAAGATGATGATACAGCTGAAAGCTTACAAAAAAGAGTATTAGAGCAAGAGCATAAAGCATTATCAGAAGCTATTAAATTAATATCTGAAAATGAAGTGCATGTTAATGGAAGAAAAACTATAATAAAAGGTATCTAA
- the purH gene encoding bifunctional phosphoribosylaminoimidazolecarboxamide formyltransferase/IMP cyclohydrolase, with amino-acid sequence MMKRALISVFNKEGILDLAKFLVNKGVEVVSTGGTFKHLKENGIPVTEINEVTGFDEILDGRVKTLHPMIHGGILAIRDNKEHMEVIKEKNITPIDMVVVNLYPFFEKVKENLEFDEKVEFIDIGGPTMIRAAAKNFRDVIVLTDTKDYKEIMNQIEAEGNVDFATRKKLAGKVFNLMSAYDAAISNFLLEEEEYPEYLSLSYKKMMDLRYGENSHQSAAYYTATNGKGSINNFETLNGKQLSYNNIKDMDIAWKTVWEFDEIACCGLKHNTPCGVAIGNSVEDAYVKAYACDPISIFGGIVAFNRKVNKAAAEKIAEIFLEIVIAPDYDEDALEVLKSKKNLRVIKCAVKPEDEFNIAKVDGGILVMSEDNKFADKYEVVTEKQPTEEEMQNMIFAMKVCKYVKSNAIVVAKNGMATGIGGGQVNRIWAAKEALERAKDGFVLASDAFFPFDDVVKEAAKYGIKAIIQPGGSIRDEDSIKACNENGISMVFTGIRHFKH; translated from the coding sequence GTGATGAAGAGAGCATTAATAAGTGTTTTTAATAAAGAAGGAATATTAGACTTAGCTAAATTCCTTGTGAATAAAGGGGTCGAAGTAGTATCAACAGGAGGAACTTTTAAGCATTTAAAAGAAAATGGAATACCTGTTACTGAAATTAATGAAGTTACTGGTTTTGATGAGATATTAGACGGAAGAGTTAAAACACTTCATCCAATGATACATGGTGGAATTCTTGCTATAAGAGATAATAAAGAACATATGGAAGTTATTAAAGAGAAAAATATAACTCCAATAGATATGGTAGTAGTAAATTTATATCCTTTCTTTGAAAAGGTAAAAGAAAATTTAGAATTTGATGAAAAAGTAGAGTTTATAGATATTGGCGGTCCTACTATGATAAGAGCAGCTGCTAAAAATTTTAGAGATGTAATTGTTCTTACAGATACTAAGGATTATAAAGAAATAATGAATCAGATAGAAGCAGAAGGAAATGTAGACTTTGCTACAAGAAAAAAATTGGCAGGTAAAGTCTTTAATTTGATGTCTGCTTATGATGCTGCTATAAGTAATTTCCTTTTAGAAGAGGAAGAATACCCTGAATATCTTTCACTTTCTTATAAAAAAATGATGGACTTAAGATATGGTGAAAATTCACATCAAAGTGCTGCTTATTATACAGCTACTAATGGAAAAGGTTCAATAAATAATTTTGAAACATTAAATGGAAAACAATTATCTTATAACAATATAAAAGATATGGATATAGCATGGAAAACGGTATGGGAATTTGATGAAATAGCTTGTTGTGGTCTTAAACATAACACTCCTTGTGGAGTTGCAATTGGAAATAGTGTAGAAGATGCTTATGTAAAAGCATATGCTTGTGACCCTATTTCAATCTTTGGAGGCATTGTTGCTTTTAATAGAAAAGTTAACAAGGCAGCAGCAGAAAAAATTGCAGAAATATTCTTAGAAATTGTAATAGCTCCAGATTATGATGAAGATGCTCTTGAAGTTTTAAAATCTAAGAAAAATTTAAGAGTAATAAAATGTGCAGTTAAACCAGAAGATGAATTTAACATAGCTAAAGTTGATGGTGGAATCTTAGTTATGAGTGAAGACAATAAATTTGCAGATAAATATGAAGTTGTAACAGAAAAACAACCTACTGAAGAAGAAATGCAAAATATGATATTTGCAATGAAAGTTTGTAAATATGTTAAATCTAATGCCATAGTTGTAGCAAAGAATGGAATGGCTACTGGAATCGGCGGGGGACAAGTTAATAGAATTTGGGCAGCAAAGGAAGCTCTAGAGAGAGCAAAAGATGGATTTGTTTTAGCTTCAGATGCATTTTTCCCTTTTGATGATGTAGTAAAGGAAGCAGCCAAATATGGAATAAAAGCTATAATTCAACCAGGTGGATCTATAAGAGATGAAGACTCTATAAAAGCATGTAATGAAAATGGAATATCTATGGTGTTTACAGGAATTAGACACTTTAAACACTAA
- the purD gene encoding phosphoribosylamine--glycine ligase, producing MKILVVGSGGREHAIVWKVSQSSLVDKIYCAPGNGGTEVEDRCENVNISDIKELVKFAKEKEIDLTIVGPEVPLVEGIVDVFKENNLKIFGPSKKAAALEGSKIYSKDFMKKYKVKTAEYEVFDNSKEAFNYIKTCSYPVVIKADGLAAGKGVIICQNEKEAEAAIKTLMLDDEFNGAGLRIVIEEFLEGVEASILSVTDGETIIPFISSKDHKQIFDEDKGPNTGGMGVIAPNPYCSEEVLDSFKKDILETTLKGIKEENMDFIGTIFFGIMITKKGVYLLEYNVRMGDPETQAVLMLMESDYVEVMLKALNKELANYNLKWKKGASCCITLASGGYPGKYEKGFEISGIDKVQNKVFVAGAEKSGNKLLTNGGRVLSVVASGETLQEAREKAYNDAEKISFEGVYYRKDIGVIR from the coding sequence ATGAAAATTTTAGTTGTGGGTTCTGGAGGAAGAGAGCATGCTATTGTGTGGAAGGTTTCACAGAGCAGCTTAGTAGATAAAATTTATTGCGCTCCTGGTAATGGTGGAACGGAAGTAGAAGATAGGTGTGAAAATGTAAATATATCTGATATAAAAGAGCTTGTTAAATTTGCTAAAGAAAAAGAAATAGATTTAACTATTGTTGGTCCTGAAGTTCCTTTAGTAGAAGGAATTGTAGATGTTTTTAAAGAAAATAACTTGAAAATTTTTGGACCTTCAAAGAAAGCAGCTGCATTAGAGGGAAGCAAAATATACTCTAAAGATTTTATGAAAAAATATAAAGTTAAAACAGCTGAATATGAGGTTTTTGATAATAGTAAGGAAGCATTTAATTATATAAAAACATGTTCCTATCCTGTAGTAATTAAAGCTGATGGACTTGCAGCAGGTAAGGGAGTTATAATATGTCAAAATGAAAAAGAAGCAGAAGCAGCTATTAAAACTCTTATGCTTGACGATGAATTTAATGGAGCTGGACTTAGAATCGTAATTGAGGAATTTTTAGAAGGTGTAGAAGCTTCTATATTATCAGTTACTGATGGAGAAACTATTATCCCATTTATATCAAGTAAAGATCATAAACAAATTTTTGATGAAGATAAAGGACCTAATACAGGGGGAATGGGAGTAATTGCACCTAATCCTTATTGTAGTGAAGAAGTACTTGATTCTTTTAAAAAGGATATTTTAGAAACTACTTTAAAAGGAATAAAAGAAGAGAATATGGATTTTATAGGAACTATATTCTTTGGAATTATGATAACTAAAAAAGGAGTTTATCTTTTAGAATATAATGTTAGAATGGGAGATCCTGAAACACAAGCTGTGCTTATGCTTATGGAAAGTGATTATGTAGAAGTCATGTTAAAGGCTTTAAATAAAGAATTAGCTAATTACAATTTGAAGTGGAAAAAAGGTGCATCTTGTTGTATAACCTTAGCTTCAGGTGGATATCCAGGAAAGTATGAAAAAGGATTTGAAATAAGCGGAATTGATAAGGTTCAAAATAAAGTTTTTGTTGCAGGAGCAGAAAAGAGTGGAAATAAGCTTTTAACAAATGGAGGAAGAGTTTTGTCAGTGGTAGCAAGTGGTGAAACTTTACAAGAGGCAAGAGAAAAGGCTTATAATGATGCTGAAAAAATCTCTTTTGAAGGAGTTTATTATAGAAAAGACATTGGTGTTATTAGATAA